From Elaeis guineensis isolate ETL-2024a chromosome 16, EG11, whole genome shotgun sequence, a single genomic window includes:
- the LOC140854286 gene encoding F-box protein At2g05970-like, which produces MGTFYTCHFHRRARGIEIENYECPADGHSVEQPLAKDDVPEDPRNWWLERGPGLVPSRSGRGLPSNSSTSACAPPWAGLLPELQALILGRLEVADYLRFAAVCRSWCSTVAERPCLPKPQIPWLMLSDSTRDPDTRRFFSQPDQKMYKIHLPEIHGRLCIGSSEGWLITVDELSELHALNPLTGASLALPSVATFFDVAGVVRDSDGRITDYVIGYDNLGEVPYEVEHMRSYYHLKAILDHSSAAVAVIHGEFNDLSFAHAGDESWTALQPPVPRIFWDIIFRKGLLHAMAISGALVVFDLDAPGSPVVVTCVERPHSQKWEQQGCCFNQKYLVESPDGKDLFQVWRDLRWLPVDGNGWRESILPGDARMTVAFAIFKLDERRNEWSEVKDLGDVALFLGLNHSMALSTREFPELTSSSIYFTDDYNRDGYEMDQQVIHDIGVFNLTDGSFQPYDFHSIDSEWNWPPQIWFTPLLSQACPLQVPSHDGGSTR; this is translated from the exons ATGGGGACGTTCTACACATGTCACTTCCACCGGCGAGCCCGGGGCATCGAGATCGAAAACTACGAGTGCCCCGCAGATGGCCATAGCGTGGAGCAGCCCCTTGCGAAAGATGATGTCCCAGAAGATCCGCGGAACTGGTGGTTGGAGCGCGGTCCAGGACTCGTCCCCAGC AGGAGTGGTCGAGGATTGCCTTCAAATAGTAGTACGAGCGCATGCGCTCCAC CCTGGGCCGGCCTTCTTCCCGAGCTACAGGCTCTCATACTCGGCCGTCTGGAGGTGGCCGACTACCTCCGGTTCGCTGCCGTCTGCCGCTCATGGTGTTCGACGGTGGCCGAGAGGCCTTGCCTGCCGAAGCCGCAGATCCCATGGCTGATGCTTTCCGATAGCACGAGGGATCCCGACACCCGCCGCTTCTTCAGCCAACCGGACCAGAAGATGTACAAAATCCACCTCCCGGAGATCCACGGTCGCTTGTGCATCGGATCCTCCGAGGGGTGGCTGATCACCGTCGACGAGCTCTCGGAGCTGCACGCTCTCAATCCGCTCACCGGGGCATCCTTGGCCCTCCCATCCGTCGCCACGTTCTTCGATGTCGCCGGTGTCGTCCGTGACTCCGACGGCCGCATCACCGACTATGTCATCGGCTATGATAACCTGGGGGAGGTGCCGTATGAAGTGGAGCACATGCGCTCGTACTACCATTTGAAGGCAATCCTCGACCACTCCTCTGCAGCCGTGGCGGTCATCCACGGAGAATTCAACGATCTGTCATTCGCGCACGCTGGGGACGAGTCGTGGACCGCGCTCCAACCACCAGTTCCGCGGATCTTCTGGGACATCATCTTTCGCAAGGGGCTGCTCCACGCTATGGCCATCAGCGGGGCACTCGTAGTTTTCGATCTCGATGCCCCGGGCTCGCCGGTGGTAGTGACATGTGTAGAACGTCCCCATTCGCAAAAGTGGGAGCAGCAGGGCTGCTGCTTCAATCAAAAGTACCTGGTGGAGTCACCGGACGGTAAGGATCTGTTCCAGGTGTGGAGGGACTTGCGGTGGTTACCGGTGGACGGGAATGGCTGGAGGGAGTCCATCCTTCCCGGCGATGCGAGGATGACTGTAGCATTCGCCATCTTCAAGCTCGACGAGAGACGGAACGAGTGGTCCGAGGTCAAAGACCTGGGTGATGTCGCCCTGTTTCTCGGGCTTAACCACTCGATGGCACTGTCCACACGCGAATTCCCCGAGCTTACGAGCAGCAGCATCTATTTCACCGATGACTACAACAGAGATGGGTACGAAATGGATCAGCAAGTCATCCATGATATCGGAGTGTTCAATTTGACAGATGGAAGTTTCCAGCCCTATGATTTTCACTCGATCGATTCTGAGTGGAATTGGCCACCACAGATCTGGTTCACGCCGCTCCTTTCTCAAGCATGCCCACTGCAAGTTCCAAGCCATGATGGAGGCTCTACTCGATGA